tgttgcagaattgttgaaaattcaacagaaaatttcagcaattaagggaacgacccaaaatggttaatgttgaattttcaaacagctgttatttgttgaaaagtttcacggaacttaaaaaatgtaaaattgctagttactgtctaaagtTCTTatcaaggtaaaaagaaccaccaatatgctttctaagttgatttttaaataaataatgcttaatggtgatactaaaatgttaaagagttgccatgacttttaataaaaacggtGACAGCTCTGGTTTTAAACgattcaaacaaattttcaacagcctcgaggctgttgaattgctgaaatttctgaaagttgactttgtatggaacagctgattaacagctgacaaaaattcaacaattcagcaattcaacagtttagggaatccccttAATATCCCAAAAAAGGACCACAAGCAATTAAAGGGCTAATAGTTTCCTTTGCCCAAAAGTTCGCGCAATAAACTCCccttttttccttattttttcgtTTCTAAGATAGTTATCTGCAGAAATATGCCAATAAAAAACTCCTATTATCACAGCTGATTCCCTATTTAAGCCATTGGTGAATGTGCGATGGTCTCGGGTGTCCTTTGGATGTCCTGCTCTGGATCGTTGTACCGGCGGAGGTGTGGTCACTCGGGGAATAACCGAGCTTTGTGGCGCTGCCGGCGTGGGCAAGTCCCAGTTGCTCCTCCAGCTATCCCTGTGTGTCCAGCTGCCCACTGAGTTGGGAGGATTGGGCAGGGGTGTGGCCTACATTTGCACAGAGGACGCCTTTCCGGCGAGAAGATTGCTGCAGATGAGCAAGGCCTGCGAGAAACGACATCCGCAGGAGAAGCTCAACTTCCTGGGCAACATCTTCGTGGAACATCATTACGAGACCGTGAGTAAAAGTAtaagttaataaaaatcccAAGAGGGCTTTAGTCttgcttatatatttttctaataaaaatCTCTATTGCCCACAGGAATCACTACTCAAATGCATTAGAAATCGCCTACCCCGACTTATGCAACAACAAGGCATTGGCCTGATCATAATCGATTCCGTGGCCGCCTCATTCCGTCTGTACACAGATTTTATAGAGCGTGCCCGGCAGATGAGGCGACTGGCGGATGCCCTGCTCAGCTATGCGGATAAGTACAACTGTGCCGTGGTCTGCGTAAATCAGGTGGCCTCCAGTGGTGGTCAGGATGAGGTTCCCTGCCTGGGATTGCAATGGGCACACCTGGGACGCACCCGTCTGCGAGTTTCACGGGTCCCCAAGTTGCATCGGATGGCAGATCAACTGATTACAGTCCGCAAACTGGAGATCCTTTATTCGCCAGAGACCCCAAATGATTTTGCCGAGTTCCTCATCACCGAAGAGGGCGTGGTGGATGTTCCGGAGCCACCGCTCACCCGCCCACCAGCTAAAATGCGTCGCCTGTGATCGATTGAATTTATTCTGTTTATATTGTTTTCGTTTAATTTgttgaatttaaaatgtgtaaCGGCAGAGCGTTCTGTCAGCCATATTGTGGTTTAATACTCCTATTAAACTTAGCGGAAGTTAAGATTAACGACATTCTTTTAAATTACGTTCATAACATatgataaattttatattattactaGCAGATTCCCATtagatttctttaaaatttgtaaaaattacgaAATTATGATTGAATAATAGTAAACCAATTATGATCGAATTTatcttaagtaaatatatcctTTGCAATTCCGCTAAATTTAATCAGGAATCTAAACCAGTTTCTAGTTGGTTgctttaattacttttttgtACAAACACTCAATAAATATGTATCATTCAATGGCAATCTACAGGGTAGCAGAGCTTACAGGCTTACATACAATATAGTTCATAGTTCAAGTagtaaaatcaattttgtaaTCGCCTCGTATACATTATCACATGAAATTGTCGAAAGTTCAGATTACAATATGCCATAGTTTACGCGGACATTTAAATGCGACATTTACAAAAGCCTAGACTTAGCGTTTaagtatattaaataaattaattacaagCCTAAGGGTGAACGGATTACGCGACAATTAAATTACAGTTAGGTATTACAATTATTGGGGttttcattctttttttttggggatgGTTTTTCCTCTTTGTGGATGAGCAATATTCGACTTTTTGGCACAAGTTAATttgactgtgtgtgtgtgatctCGCTTAGATCTCCCGCATGGCGACATCCTGATCCAGGGAATCGTGTGCCTCCGTGGAGTCCCCATGTTCGCTGGACgacacctcctcctcctcgtcttcCTCCTCGCCCTCCCCCTCTCCCTCCGACGAGGAACTCTCCGCCTTAACCAACTTTTCCGGTTGCATTTGTTTATTGGCCATGGCCAAGGCAATCGATATTTTGCTGGCCGCCAATTTGCTTTCGAAgtccatttccgtttccgttagCTGGCCATTTTGCAGGGCCGTTTGGAGCCTCAGCTGTAAATCCCGATGCTGCGGCGACTCCTCGCGCTTTATGTCCAATTTCTCGGTCTGCTCGAGAGGTGCGGCTGGTTCTACGGTCAAGGGTATAGCATGCTGATGCAAACGCTGGTGCAACAATTGATTTTCACTACTATTATTAAGCCGTTTTTCGACTGCAGGCTTCTGATCTCCGGTTGTCTCTAATTCCGCACTTCGATTCGCCTGATTGGCCGGTTTAACTGTCTTTTCCAGCAGTgcattcaattgttttttaatcttGGTGGTGCTCGGTTTGCCGGGCGATTTTCCCTCGCTGTTATTAACGTTATTATTTAGCgtgctgttgttattgttattactGCCGCGATTTGGAGACTTTGGAGACTTCTTACTCTCCGCAGCGGGTGCGGCATTGCCAACAGTGGGTGAAGTTGCATTCACGGTTTTCTTTTCGCCCGGCTCGGCACCTGTTGTTTGAGCTCCTGGTTTGGCATTCGTGGACTTGTGCTCCGCCGCCTCGTTGTTTGTCACATTCTCCGTCTTTTTCCACTTCGTGCGGCGGTTTTGGAACCAAATCTTCACCTGGAAATACAGAAAAACACAATATGATCAGTTTACGCGTTTTACAACACTCTTTGTTTTTGAGCTGGCAGTGCTGAAGCTTAATTTTAGCTGGCAATgcttttgtgtttgtgtgtgtgagtttcAAGTCCCCGAATTCGCGcaataaaatctaaaacaaaGTGCCTTAAAACAAGTGTTTGAGCTTAGATAAAGTTTGCAACAATCGCCTTTAACTCTTTAGTTATGCTCGGTGAAGGCAAACATTCGAAAAAGTTATGTTTTTCTGCTAAAATctcctttttcatttttcatggTGTGAGTTTGTGTGAGTACCAATTCCACAATTCTGAACTATTAATTGAACAGAAAGTATCTTTCCTAAAGTATTATTCTTAAATGTAAGTGAATAAAATATagagaattttaaataaaatgttaagccatgaccataaaaaagacaatcttttttaatgcttAAAAAGAAATTTCATCAATTTGTTAGGGCAAGTTAGGTTCGTTCGagggatgtcgaaatatttaaaaatatcatatcgatgatatttttcatttaaacaaaaaataaaaatgatatttgatatatcagaaaaaaatatctatatatcaaatatttttgatatttttgttttattatttttttttttaattttaagctgcatAAGCAATAACCACTAAACTAATGTTTGGTACgatcttaaattttatttttataatttttagtttatatttattaataaatgaaagaaaacaatatttatttttgctttcttttgattttatttataatattcaaatcaaGTATTTCCcgcgcatttttttttaccgcgTTTTCTTGAGTTCTGAACGCTATGCTATGCatttttgcgaaaaaataaattttagcgaCGCTAATCTTTCAcataagtattttttcttgtcccgATGACAAGTGAgaccacttaaaattattaaaaaaatgtttaaaaaatcgatgataaattataattattaaaaacaagaaaggaagctaacttcggccagccgaagcttatatacccttgtagataaagtaatgctcactcgattcagcgtttctaatttaattttgtttatacactcataaaaataaatttctaaattttggaaatctcgccattgaatcggcctacctttgaaaatagaaaaaaaatttcttgttattagaaaattcgcctttgaatataaaaaacctttcttgatggaaaaaattcaagaaataatttttcttaaaaatagaaaaatgaaaatctcatatgtttgtttttgccgtcgcagcccaAAAATTTGCTACAAATTTTAGGCCAAAAaaacctttgaatatatggaaaaaattaccctAGAATATaagaaagtagccattgacttccttcggctgccgaatgttaacgacaagaaaaacgaagtgggacgaagggcctacccggctaccgacttctctgatcccccgagcgtcagttgtgaaaaaaattcgtgagtgatggacgtgattttcaagcggataaggggtgaagcctttttccgaatattcaaaggtatgtaaatatgtattttttttttttttgtatagcgggcgtacaattgtatgtatgtaattaaaggatacatttcaaatctctttaccaagcgtataccaatttaggtgaattgttttttagctaagagctacgtacatacatacatttgtacataaatttgtgggtgtacagttctataataactttatcttattactcgcattttatttatttttcagagtgaaaatacctgcagttgcaacagccttataatttgtttgtcgaagctgtaattttgttttaaaaccttctaaggtaagaaaaatatgttgtatttgtttgacatacttatgtatgcatgtaaatatctatgcatgtacgcggctcatccgatctgaaacccgattttcaaccctttcatattctgctcctctctctcgctcgcttgacctacgcgtcgcgacgtttctctcttcaccttcttaaaactgacacgatctgccctgcttacattcggtctcccttcgcgcaaaggac
This portion of the Drosophila takahashii strain IR98-3 E-12201 chromosome 3R, DtakHiC1v2, whole genome shotgun sequence genome encodes:
- the spn-B gene encoding DNA repair protein XRCC3 — its product is MTNFLDQLPKHIREIAEQVNVLAPEEVLTTPKVRFLDTRQQSLHTLVRKCTPDDVRVLKDAAAKWLAEMPQAADSLFKPLVNVRWSRVSFGCPALDRCTGGGVVTRGITELCGAAGVGKSQLLLQLSLCVQLPTELGGLGRGVAYICTEDAFPARRLLQMSKACEKRHPQEKLNFLGNIFVEHHYETESLLKCIRNRLPRLMQQQGIGLIIIDSVAASFRLYTDFIERARQMRRLADALLSYADKYNCAVVCVNQVASSGGQDEVPCLGLQWAHLGRTRLRVSRVPKLHRMADQLITVRKLEILYSPETPNDFAEFLITEEGVVDVPEPPLTRPPAKMRRL